One region of Duncaniella freteri genomic DNA includes:
- a CDS encoding YeiH family protein: protein MEYVNLGLKLGNMNAVGRYIYILLVVMVILPVDLFGSGVAVAPWFALFLGIMYALFFECPYPKFNKKTSKYLLQASVVGLGFGMNLTESLKSGSEGMLFTVVSVVSVMVVGVLVGYWLHIGRKTSYLISSGTAICGGSAIAAVAPVLKADDRDMAVSLGVVFVLNAVALFIFPPIGAFFDMSAQQFGTWAAIAIHDTSSVVGAGDAYSNLLAAQGVANAGDALKLATLIKLTRALWIIPLALVTMVIFRDRKSSISIPWFIFLFIIAMVLNTYLPMPEWLTSSLVYLARKGLVLTLFLIGAGLSVKMVKSVGFKPFLLAVILWIVIGVSSFLVVMNTID from the coding sequence ATGGAATATGTAAATCTCGGTCTTAAATTGGGTAATATGAATGCAGTAGGCAGGTACATCTACATTCTGTTGGTTGTTATGGTGATACTTCCTGTCGACCTCTTCGGCTCGGGTGTCGCTGTGGCTCCTTGGTTTGCTCTGTTTCTCGGCATAATGTATGCCCTGTTTTTTGAATGCCCTTATCCGAAGTTCAATAAAAAGACCTCCAAGTATCTTCTTCAGGCATCAGTGGTGGGGCTCGGTTTCGGCATGAATCTCACCGAGTCGCTTAAGAGCGGCAGTGAGGGCATGCTCTTCACTGTGGTATCGGTTGTGAGCGTAATGGTGGTAGGTGTCCTTGTCGGATACTGGTTGCATATCGGCAGAAAGACATCCTATCTCATATCTTCCGGAACAGCAATATGCGGAGGCAGTGCCATCGCCGCGGTGGCACCTGTCCTCAAGGCCGACGACCGTGACATGGCTGTGTCATTGGGCGTGGTGTTCGTGCTTAATGCAGTGGCACTGTTCATATTCCCCCCTATAGGAGCGTTCTTCGACATGAGCGCGCAGCAGTTCGGCACATGGGCGGCGATCGCCATCCACGACACATCCTCTGTGGTGGGTGCCGGTGATGCCTACTCCAATCTCCTTGCTGCACAAGGTGTCGCCAATGCCGGTGACGCGCTTAAGCTTGCCACGCTTATCAAGCTCACGCGTGCTCTGTGGATAATACCCCTCGCGCTTGTCACCATGGTGATATTCCGTGACAGGAAGAGCAGTATATCCATCCCTTGGTTCATATTCCTGTTCATCATTGCCATGGTGCTCAACACCTATCTTCCTATGCCTGAATGGCTCACATCCTCACTCGTGTATCTTGCCCGGAAAGGTCTTGTGCTCACACTCTTCCTTATAGGTGCCGGACTCTCGGTCAAGATGGTGAAGTCGGTGGGCTTCAAGCCGTTCCTGCTCGCGGTCATACTGTGGATTGTGATAGGAGTGAGCAGCTTCCTGGTGGTCATGAACACCATTGATTAA
- a CDS encoding ABC transporter ATP-binding protein: MIDLKNVNKSYPGAVPLHVLKDVNLQIEKGELVSIMGASGSGKSTLLNILGILDNYDSGEYHLDGILIRNLTENKAADLRNYLIGFVFQSFNLINYKNALENVALPLFYRGISRKKRNALAMEQLERMGMSDRATHLPGELSGGQKQRVAIARALITNPSIILADEPTGALDSKTSKEVMEVFRNLNEEGRTIVIVTHDPGVGEQTNRVIRISDGRIALPDSTITAANQSDIITSAHP, from the coding sequence ATAATAGACCTAAAAAACGTAAATAAATCATATCCGGGAGCTGTGCCTCTGCATGTGCTGAAGGATGTGAACCTACAGATCGAGAAAGGGGAACTTGTATCCATAATGGGGGCTTCAGGCTCAGGCAAGTCCACACTTCTCAACATTCTGGGCATACTTGACAATTATGACTCCGGGGAATATCATCTTGACGGCATTCTTATAAGGAACCTGACCGAGAACAAGGCCGCCGACCTACGCAACTACCTGATAGGATTTGTGTTCCAGTCGTTCAACCTCATAAACTACAAGAACGCGCTGGAGAATGTGGCACTGCCGCTGTTCTACCGCGGCATCTCACGCAAGAAGCGTAACGCACTGGCGATGGAGCAGCTTGAGAGGATGGGCATGTCAGACCGTGCCACGCATCTGCCCGGGGAACTGTCGGGGGGACAGAAACAGCGTGTAGCCATAGCCAGGGCCCTCATAACCAATCCGTCGATAATACTTGCTGACGAGCCGACCGGAGCCCTCGACTCGAAGACCTCCAAAGAGGTGATGGAGGTGTTCCGCAATCTCAATGAAGAGGGCCGCACCATAGTCATAGTGACCCACGATCCAGGTGTAGGAGAGCAGACCAACCGTGTGATCCGCATCTCGGACGGACGCATCGCCCTCCCTGACAGCACCATCACAGCCGCAAACCAATCAGACATCATCACATCCGCCCATCCGTAA
- a CDS encoding ABC transporter permease produces MTDLINEILATLSHNKLRTALTGFAVSWGIFLLIVLLSVSEGLVNGMESMFSQRDTESMTIEGGWTHKPYKGLTDNRQITLRERDISIIQNRNSNVVTRIAADIRNDSATISTGKDYVTGGYQGAYPSALKSEGATIMEGRFINENDIRWGRRVIVLHKDNARNLFGKKYPIGELVNMSGLTFTVVGVYSHEWNTRSYIPYTTARNLTGGSDKVKRITVGVDNLKNLEEGTAAEAGFYSTLGSEHQFDASDKSALRIWNRFNQHIKQSSAMGALGVAIWIIGLLTMLSGIVGVSNIMFVSVRERTHEIGVRRAIGARPLSILKQVILESVAITTLFGYIGVVTGVIAAQAISVLTQHMSFIKDPSVNITIAIQVTVVLIIAGALAGLFPALKSLKIKPVEALRDE; encoded by the coding sequence ATGACCGATCTAATAAACGAGATACTTGCCACACTGAGCCACAACAAGCTACGCACAGCCCTGACAGGCTTTGCAGTGTCGTGGGGCATATTCCTGCTGATAGTGCTCCTGAGCGTGTCGGAGGGGCTGGTCAACGGAATGGAGTCGATGTTCTCGCAACGGGACACGGAGTCAATGACCATAGAGGGAGGATGGACCCACAAGCCCTACAAAGGACTTACGGACAACCGTCAGATAACTCTTCGGGAACGGGACATATCGATAATACAGAACCGCAACTCCAACGTGGTGACGCGCATCGCAGCTGACATACGCAACGACAGCGCGACAATATCAACAGGGAAGGACTATGTGACCGGAGGTTACCAGGGAGCCTACCCTTCCGCGCTCAAGAGCGAGGGGGCCACCATCATGGAGGGCAGGTTCATAAACGAAAACGACATAAGGTGGGGACGCCGCGTGATAGTGCTCCACAAGGACAATGCCCGCAATCTGTTCGGCAAAAAGTATCCTATAGGGGAACTCGTGAATATGAGCGGACTGACATTCACTGTGGTAGGCGTATATTCACATGAATGGAACACCCGCAGCTATATCCCCTACACTACCGCACGAAATCTCACCGGCGGGAGCGATAAGGTGAAGCGCATCACAGTAGGGGTCGACAACCTGAAAAACCTTGAGGAGGGGACTGCGGCGGAAGCAGGATTCTACTCCACGCTCGGGAGCGAGCATCAGTTTGACGCATCCGACAAAAGCGCGCTACGCATATGGAACCGCTTCAACCAGCATATTAAACAATCGTCGGCGATGGGAGCGCTCGGCGTGGCGATATGGATAATAGGTCTGCTCACAATGCTTTCGGGAATAGTGGGTGTAAGCAATATAATGTTTGTGTCAGTGAGGGAAAGGACCCATGAGATAGGTGTGAGACGCGCCATCGGAGCGCGCCCGCTGAGCATACTCAAACAGGTGATACTTGAGAGTGTCGCCATCACGACACTGTTCGGCTACATAGGAGTGGTGACCGGTGTGATAGCTGCGCAGGCAATCAGTGTGCTCACACAGCACATGTCGTTCATCAAGGACCCATCTGTCAATATCACCATAGCCATCCAGGTCACTGTGGTGCTGATCATCGCCGGGGCTTTGGCAGGACTGTTCCCGGCACTGAAATCACTTAAAATCAAGCCTGTGGAGGCACTCAGAGACGAATAG
- a CDS encoding ABC transporter permease: MKNPIFDIENWREIGTTLAQNKTRTFMTGFGIFWGTAMLALLLGGAEGLKHFMSRNFEGFATNAATIFPERTTKSYAGFNKGMALEMNLQDADNIRRAIPDIENSSSVNFMWANALYGDKKSNAQLTGVENKYDKIFEPIIFDGRFLNEADNANYRKVCVLGKKVASELFGTASGVGNDIQLNGIYYKVIGVVGQISEITIGANMDESIFIPSNSMRRSYNLGDRIDIFMMTFRQGTKPGNYEKQLRRIIASNHPIAPDDDGAFHYFNISEMFEMVDNVFAGITLLALVVGTGTLLSGVIGVGNIMWIIVRERTHEIGIRRAIGAKPRDIIAQILSESMVLTTIAGIAGIVFAAILLGAAEIFTAGPQGPIKFQMDFSQAIGILATFLVLGTAAGIIPAVKAMKIKPIEALNDK; the protein is encoded by the coding sequence ATGAAGAACCCGATATTTGACATAGAGAACTGGCGCGAGATAGGCACCACGCTTGCCCAGAACAAGACGCGCACTTTCATGACCGGCTTCGGAATATTCTGGGGAACCGCCATGCTTGCCCTTCTCCTTGGAGGAGCCGAGGGACTGAAGCATTTCATGTCGCGCAACTTTGAAGGATTCGCCACAAACGCCGCCACCATCTTTCCGGAACGCACGACCAAAAGCTATGCCGGATTCAACAAGGGGATGGCACTGGAAATGAACCTACAGGATGCCGACAATATACGCAGAGCCATACCTGACATAGAGAATTCATCGTCGGTCAACTTCATGTGGGCGAATGCCCTGTACGGAGACAAGAAATCCAACGCGCAGCTCACAGGGGTGGAGAATAAATACGACAAGATATTCGAGCCCATCATATTCGACGGACGTTTCCTGAATGAAGCCGACAATGCCAATTACCGTAAAGTGTGTGTGTTAGGGAAGAAAGTAGCCAGCGAACTGTTCGGAACGGCATCTGGTGTGGGCAATGACATACAGCTTAACGGCATATACTATAAAGTGATAGGGGTGGTGGGACAGATATCGGAAATCACTATAGGCGCAAACATGGATGAGTCGATATTCATACCCTCCAATTCGATGCGCCGGAGCTATAACCTCGGGGACAGAATCGACATCTTCATGATGACATTCCGTCAGGGCACGAAGCCTGGCAATTACGAAAAGCAACTGAGACGCATCATAGCATCCAACCATCCGATAGCTCCTGACGATGATGGAGCTTTCCATTACTTCAACATATCGGAAATGTTCGAGATGGTGGACAATGTGTTTGCCGGAATCACCCTTCTCGCACTGGTGGTGGGCACAGGCACCCTCTTGTCGGGAGTGATCGGCGTAGGCAACATAATGTGGATAATAGTGCGCGAACGCACACACGAGATAGGGATACGCCGCGCCATAGGCGCAAAGCCCCGCGACATAATAGCGCAGATACTATCGGAGTCCATGGTGCTCACGACGATTGCGGGGATAGCCGGAATAGTGTTTGCCGCAATCCTGCTCGGAGCCGCGGAGATTTTCACGGCAGGCCCGCAGGGACCCATAAAATTCCAGATGGATTTCAGCCAAGCCATAGGCATACTTGCAACGTTCCTGGTGCTCGGGACCGCAGCAGGTATCATCCCCGCAGTAAAAGCAATGAAAATAAAACCAATCGAAGCCCTAAACGACAAATAA
- a CDS encoding efflux RND transporter periplasmic adaptor subunit, which yields MKKFFRILLWSFIALLFVGTFVYLFMKSRPKEMRYEIVSPTLGDIERNTVLTGTIEPRDEIEIKPQVSGIISEINVEAGEMVKEGDVIARIKVIPDEGQLSSALSRIETAKINLEDASAKHERNTMLLEKKVISREEYETTATQYSQAKAELNAAQDAYSIVKEGVSKTNAKGSNTLVRATTSGLVLDVPVKVGSSVIQANTMNDGTTVATVADMNNLIFKGKVDETEVGLLSVNQPMRISIGALPDLHLDAVIEYIAPKGTETNGANTFEIKAALTVPEGQQLRAGYSANATVLLSKASQVLTVPESVIEWAGDSTYVYLLTDSIDGQKFERKAVTTGTSDGVNIEVSSGITSESHLRGHIIADMPNSGSKK from the coding sequence ATGAAAAAGTTTTTCAGAATCCTGCTTTGGTCATTCATAGCCCTTCTTTTCGTGGGAACTTTCGTGTACCTGTTCATGAAATCACGTCCGAAGGAGATGCGCTATGAGATAGTCAGCCCCACGCTCGGGGACATAGAACGGAACACCGTGCTCACCGGCACCATAGAGCCACGCGACGAGATAGAGATCAAGCCCCAGGTGTCGGGCATAATCTCGGAAATCAATGTCGAGGCGGGCGAGATGGTAAAAGAGGGGGATGTGATAGCACGAATAAAGGTGATACCCGACGAGGGACAGCTATCATCGGCACTCTCGCGCATAGAGACAGCCAAGATAAACCTTGAGGACGCGAGCGCAAAACATGAGCGCAACACAATGCTGCTGGAGAAGAAGGTTATAAGCCGAGAGGAGTATGAGACCACCGCCACACAATACTCTCAGGCCAAAGCCGAGCTGAACGCCGCCCAGGATGCCTATTCGATTGTAAAGGAGGGTGTATCCAAGACCAACGCCAAAGGGAGCAACACGCTTGTGCGCGCCACCACATCGGGGCTGGTGCTGGATGTGCCAGTGAAGGTGGGATCGTCGGTGATACAGGCCAACACCATGAACGACGGCACCACCGTAGCCACCGTAGCCGATATGAACAACCTCATATTCAAGGGCAAGGTAGATGAGACAGAAGTGGGGCTGCTGAGCGTGAACCAGCCGATGAGGATATCTATCGGCGCGCTGCCTGACCTGCATCTCGATGCCGTGATAGAATACATAGCCCCAAAGGGAACCGAGACCAACGGCGCAAACACATTTGAAATAAAGGCGGCACTCACGGTGCCTGAGGGACAGCAGCTCAGAGCCGGATACAGCGCGAATGCCACTGTGCTGCTCAGCAAAGCCTCACAGGTGCTCACAGTGCCAGAAAGCGTGATAGAATGGGCAGGAGACAGCACATACGTGTATCTGCTCACCGACTCAATAGACGGACAGAAATTCGAACGCAAGGCTGTGACGACAGGGACATCGGACGGCGTGAACATAGAGGTGAGCTCAGGAATAACATCCGAATCCCATCTGCGAGGCCATATAATCGCTGACATGCCAAACAGCGGATCCAAAAAATAA
- a CDS encoding TolC family protein, giving the protein MKITGISILSALLISAALPAKAETWSLDSCINYAIDHNLDVRSALIERYKGDLNVTEAKDRFLPTLSASAAQSWSFGRGLTSENTYANRNTSSTGFNVSFSLPIFQGLSALRQLRQAQANIHTLDLRVENAKDDVTLGVIAYYLQVLYSREIVSVRKEELRLAQTQLERQQILFEGDKVPEVDVLQAKSQVASSQVAVVNAENDYSLALVDLTRALELKGTEDFDVEPIDLDGELPRLASADEVYKNALNNNSGILAARSSVGLADHAISIAKTGYIPKLSFNAGLGSNYYTMSGMPSNSFGRQMRDNFSKSLGFSLNVPIFDAFNTRNQIRQARAQKLSAELELERQESNLLKTIRQAHSQAEGAEAQYRAGETAVTSAKAALDAMTEKFTYGRANATEWEQARSNYITTLSQQVQAKYEMILRNRILNFYNKVR; this is encoded by the coding sequence ATGAAAATTACCGGTATATCCATACTGTCAGCACTGCTCATATCGGCAGCACTCCCTGCGAAAGCAGAGACATGGAGCCTGGACAGCTGCATAAATTATGCCATAGACCATAATCTCGATGTGCGTTCGGCACTCATAGAGCGTTATAAGGGTGACCTCAACGTCACTGAAGCCAAGGACCGTTTCCTCCCCACCCTCTCAGCCTCTGCCGCGCAAAGCTGGAGCTTCGGCAGGGGGCTTACGTCAGAAAACACTTATGCCAACCGAAACACATCGTCGACAGGATTCAATGTGTCGTTCTCGCTGCCAATATTCCAAGGGCTCAGCGCACTACGGCAGTTGCGACAGGCACAGGCGAACATACACACCCTCGACCTGAGAGTAGAGAACGCCAAGGATGATGTGACCCTCGGGGTCATCGCCTATTATCTACAGGTGCTTTACAGCAGGGAGATAGTGTCGGTGCGCAAGGAGGAGCTACGCCTGGCACAGACCCAGCTGGAACGGCAACAGATACTCTTCGAGGGTGACAAGGTGCCGGAGGTGGATGTGCTGCAAGCGAAATCGCAGGTGGCATCAAGCCAGGTGGCTGTGGTGAATGCAGAGAATGACTATTCACTCGCCCTGGTGGACCTGACGAGGGCTCTGGAGCTTAAGGGCACCGAGGATTTTGACGTTGAGCCTATAGACCTGGACGGAGAGCTGCCACGACTCGCATCTGCCGACGAGGTGTACAAGAATGCCCTCAACAATAATTCGGGTATACTCGCCGCTCGCTCATCGGTGGGGCTTGCTGACCATGCCATATCCATAGCCAAGACAGGGTATATACCCAAACTGTCGTTCAACGCCGGACTGGGTTCAAACTATTATACCATGTCGGGCATGCCGAGCAATTCTTTCGGCAGGCAGATGCGCGACAATTTCTCCAAGTCGCTCGGGTTTTCACTGAACGTGCCGATATTCGACGCTTTCAACACCCGCAACCAGATACGTCAGGCACGTGCCCAGAAGCTGTCAGCCGAGCTGGAACTTGAACGGCAGGAGAGCAATCTGCTGAAGACCATCCGCCAGGCCCACAGCCAGGCAGAGGGCGCGGAAGCCCAATACCGCGCCGGGGAGACGGCTGTTACCTCTGCCAAGGCGGCTCTCGATGCAATGACCGAGAAGTTCACTTACGGACGCGCCAATGCCACCGAATGGGAACAGGCTCGCTCCAACTATATAACGACCCTGTCGCAACAGGTTCAGGCCAAATACGAGATGATACTCCGAAACAGGATACTGAACTTCTATAACAAGGTAAGATAG
- the galK gene encoding galactokinase, producing the protein MELKEKIVKAFDQRFGGKGTLYASAGRINLIGEHTDYNGGFVFPGAIDKVIMADIRPNGTDTVNLYSIDLDEKSSFGLSEEDAPSQQWARYVFGVCRETLKRGGVVKGFDAVFAGNVPLGAGLSSSAALESCFAYALNDLFNSNSIEKFELAKIGQSTEHNYCGVNCGIMDQFASVFGKKDCLIRLDCRSLEYEYFPFSIDGHRLVLVDSVVKHELVDSPYNKRRQSCERVAKRLGIDTLRDAEMADLEAVKGDISAEDYMRAKFVIEEKERVLDVCDALNRGDIDTVGRLMYETHRGLSKDYEVSCEELDFLNDIARECGVVGSRIMGGGFGGCTINLVADDKYDHFIATAKEKFNAKYGHAPKIYDVIISDGARRIEE; encoded by the coding sequence ATGGAATTAAAAGAAAAAATCGTCAAGGCTTTTGACCAACGATTCGGCGGAAAGGGCACACTTTACGCATCAGCCGGACGCATCAATCTCATTGGCGAGCACACCGACTACAATGGAGGCTTCGTATTCCCCGGAGCCATCGACAAAGTGATCATGGCTGACATCCGTCCCAACGGCACCGACACAGTCAATCTCTACTCCATTGACCTTGATGAGAAATCATCTTTCGGGCTCAGCGAAGAGGACGCACCATCACAGCAGTGGGCACGCTATGTGTTCGGAGTATGCCGTGAGACCCTCAAGCGCGGAGGTGTTGTCAAAGGCTTTGATGCTGTTTTTGCAGGCAATGTGCCCCTCGGAGCAGGCCTCTCATCATCTGCCGCACTCGAATCATGCTTCGCATACGCCCTGAACGACCTTTTCAACAGCAACTCCATTGAGAAATTCGAGCTTGCCAAGATCGGTCAGTCCACCGAGCACAACTATTGCGGAGTGAATTGCGGCATTATGGACCAGTTCGCATCCGTGTTCGGAAAGAAGGACTGCCTCATACGTCTCGATTGCCGTTCGCTTGAGTACGAATATTTCCCCTTCAGCATCGACGGCCACAGGCTCGTGCTTGTTGACTCCGTGGTGAAGCACGAACTTGTGGATTCCCCCTACAACAAGCGTCGCCAGTCATGTGAGCGAGTGGCAAAGCGTCTCGGCATCGACACCCTCCGTGATGCCGAGATGGCTGATCTCGAAGCCGTAAAGGGCGACATCTCCGCCGAGGACTATATGCGTGCCAAGTTTGTCATCGAGGAGAAAGAGCGCGTGCTCGACGTGTGCGACGCCCTCAACCGTGGCGACATCGACACTGTAGGACGCCTCATGTACGAGACTCACCGCGGTCTGTCCAAGGACTATGAAGTGTCTTGCGAGGAGCTCGATTTCCTCAACGACATAGCCCGGGAGTGCGGAGTGGTAGGCTCACGGATTATGGGCGGAGGCTTCGGCGGCTGCACCATCAACCTTGTTGCCGACGACAAGTACGACCACTTCATAGCCACAGCCAAAGAAAAATTCAATGCCAAGTACGGTCACGCCCCCAAGATCTACGATGTCATCATCTCTGACGGAGCCCGCCGCATAGAAGAATAA
- a CDS encoding sugar phosphate nucleotidyltransferase encodes MKPTLFVLAAGMGSRYGGLKQLDPLGPQGQTIMDYSIYDAIQAGFGKVVFVIRKDFENDFREKILSKYEGHIPVEVVFQSTDKLPEGYTCPPDRSKPWGTNHAVLMGNEVIREPFAVINADDFYGRDAFRVIADDLMRPRDRKGDYSMVGFRVGNTMTENGSVARGVCSTGADGNLTGVVERTAISYAPNGDIVFTDENGVEQTLDPMTPVSMNLWGFTPDYFDFSEREFRKFLDKDIDTPKAEFFIPLCIDTLIHNGEATVKVLDTDSRWFGVTYAADRPGVVEKFAQLHNDGIYPDKMF; translated from the coding sequence ATGAAACCCACACTTTTCGTCCTTGCTGCCGGTATGGGCAGTCGTTATGGTGGACTCAAGCAGCTTGATCCGCTCGGACCTCAGGGGCAAACCATCATGGACTATTCCATCTACGATGCCATCCAGGCCGGATTCGGTAAGGTGGTATTTGTTATCCGCAAGGATTTTGAAAATGATTTCCGCGAAAAGATCCTTTCAAAATACGAGGGGCATATACCTGTCGAAGTCGTGTTCCAGTCCACCGACAAGCTCCCCGAAGGCTACACATGCCCCCCTGACCGCAGCAAGCCATGGGGCACTAACCATGCTGTGCTCATGGGCAATGAAGTCATCAGAGAGCCATTTGCAGTCATAAATGCCGACGACTTCTATGGGCGCGACGCATTCCGCGTGATAGCCGACGACCTCATGCGTCCACGCGACCGCAAGGGCGACTACTCGATGGTCGGATTCCGTGTGGGCAACACCATGACCGAGAACGGCTCCGTGGCTCGCGGCGTATGCTCCACAGGTGCCGACGGCAATCTCACTGGTGTGGTCGAGCGCACTGCCATAAGCTATGCCCCCAACGGCGACATCGTGTTCACCGACGAGAACGGCGTTGAGCAGACACTCGACCCCATGACACCCGTGTCTATGAACCTTTGGGGATTCACACCCGACTACTTCGACTTCAGCGAACGTGAGTTCAGAAAATTTCTCGATAAGGATATCGACACACCCAAGGCTGAATTCTTCATCCCCCTCTGTATCGACACCCTTATCCACAACGGCGAGGCAACAGTCAAGGTGCTCGACACCGACTCCCGCTGGTTTGGAGTCACCTATGCCGCTGACCGTCCTGGCGTTGTCGAGAAGTTCGCTCAGCTCCACAACGATGGCATATACCCCGATAAAATGTTCTGA
- a CDS encoding aldose epimerase family protein: MSITKVFYPSPKGEITHLTLTNSKGSSVTLSTLGAGIISIIVPDSNGNMANVALGYKDAASWIADGPCAGKIPGRFANRIANGRFTLDGKEYTLAINNGPNALHGGPEGFMNRIWDISEENDGRVVMTYTSVDAEEGYPGNLTATAEYIWDDNNVLTLNIGAVTDAPTVLNLTNHVYFNLDGENSGTVLSHELKLNASRWLPTDDTQIPTGEIASVVGTPMDFTSFKAIGKDIKAEFEALKIGKGYDHCWVIDGYEKGRLIPVAELRGATSGRSLIVETTQPGMQIYTGNWLAGCPESISGAAYQDYDGVAIECQGFPDAPNKPSFPSPVLRPGEEYKETIRFTFK, translated from the coding sequence ATGTCTATTACCAAAGTCTTTTACCCCTCCCCGAAGGGTGAAATCACTCATCTTACCCTCACCAACAGCAAAGGCTCAAGCGTGACACTCTCCACACTCGGAGCCGGAATCATATCTATAATCGTGCCCGACAGCAACGGCAACATGGCTAATGTGGCTCTCGGATACAAGGATGCCGCATCCTGGATCGCCGACGGTCCATGCGCCGGAAAGATACCCGGACGTTTCGCCAACCGCATCGCCAATGGTCGCTTCACCCTCGACGGAAAGGAATACACACTTGCCATCAACAACGGTCCCAACGCCCTCCACGGAGGCCCTGAAGGATTCATGAACCGTATATGGGACATAAGCGAAGAGAACGATGGCAGAGTAGTAATGACATACACCTCCGTCGACGCAGAGGAAGGATACCCGGGCAATCTCACAGCCACAGCCGAATACATCTGGGACGACAACAATGTCCTCACCCTTAATATCGGAGCAGTGACCGATGCGCCCACCGTCCTCAACCTCACCAATCACGTGTATTTCAATCTCGACGGAGAGAACTCAGGCACCGTGCTGTCCCATGAGCTCAAGCTCAATGCATCGCGATGGCTCCCCACCGACGACACTCAGATCCCCACCGGAGAGATAGCCTCCGTAGTGGGCACACCCATGGACTTCACCTCGTTCAAAGCCATAGGCAAGGACATCAAGGCGGAATTCGAAGCACTGAAGATAGGCAAGGGCTATGACCATTGCTGGGTCATTGACGGCTACGAGAAAGGACGGCTCATCCCTGTGGCAGAGCTGCGCGGAGCCACCTCCGGACGCAGTCTCATTGTTGAGACAACACAGCCGGGCATGCAGATTTACACAGGCAACTGGCTCGCAGGATGCCCCGAAAGTATCTCCGGAGCCGCCTATCAGGACTACGACGGTGTGGCTATCGAATGCCAGGGATTCCCCGATGCCCCTAATAAGCCCTCCTTCCCGTCACCTGTCCTCCGTCCCGGCGAAGAGTACAAAGAGACAATCAGATTCACATTCAAGTAA